The region CACGGGTCATCATCAGCTTGCAGTAGCCATCTTCCACGACAACATTGTCACGGGAGAGCATGACCTTTTCCATTTCCCAGTCGCCAGCAGTCCAATGTTCAGACAAGCTAGAGCCTTCAAAATCATCCTGCCAAAGTACCGTAAATCCCTTGGTCGCTTCGTCGTAAGAGTAGACACGCACATAGTCAATCCACTGGATCTGCGGACCATCGGCAAGTTCGTCACCGGTGAACAAGCCCACCCATGCAGCCGAATTTGCAGCCCACAGGTTGAAACGGAGAGTTTCGGTCTTCGTCAAGAAAGCCACCTGGTCAGCATCAGCATGAGTGCCGTGAGTCATGCCAAGCGTATCGCGACGAACTTCGACGCTGTCGATTTCCCATGCAACATATTCCGGCGTCCAAATCATCGAGAACAAGTGGAAATCTTCTGTTGCATCGAAACCGAATTCATGGAGCGGCTTGCTTTCGGAAGAAGTGTTCGCCTTGATGGTTTCATCACCTTCGCGAGTAATGATGTTGGACTGCCATTTCGTGCCACCCTTGCCAAGCACTTCGATATCGATTTCGTTCCACGGTTCTACGCCCTTCTTCCAGGAATCATCGTAGTAAAGGAACATGGAGCTCACGGAACCCGGAATCGACACCATCTTCATGCGGGCTTCGAAACGGCCATACTTGAACTGGTCCACACCGGAAAGTTCCGCACCGTAGTACTTGTAAGTTTTCGGGGTCGGCGGAGTTACCGTGGAATCGCCGGCGGGATTGTTATTCGGGTCATCCGGATTGGGAAGCGGATCTTCGGCAGGATTCGTCGAATCAGGGAGAGCAGACGATTCGCTCGAAAGAACATCGGCAGATTCGCTAGAAAGAATTGTCGTAGAGTCAGTCGACTGGCTAGAAGCCGGATCTACAGCTTCGGTAGAATTCGAGCTGGTCGGAACTTCGTTTTCAGCAGCAGCCGGGCTAGAGCTGTCGTCGGAGCACGCGGCAAACAGGCCAAGTGCAATAATCGGGAGAATGAATTTCGTTTTCATGACGTACCTCGTTTCTTTGTTTTTAAATATACCTTCACTTGAAAGGCCGCGTTAGCGTCCAAAACACAAATCAGACACTAGTGTATCAACCGTATTTTATCACCAAATTTTCGAAGTTACGCTTCGCCCCCGACAGTCCACCACTCCACCTCATTTTTTAAATTTGAACCATGCTCGGAAAAATCAACAAACTAGAGACATTTGGCTCCGTAGACGGCCCCGGAGTACGATTCGTCGTATTCATGCAGGGTTGCCCCATGCGCTGCAAGTTCTGCCACAATCCCGAAACTTGGGACTTCAAGGGCGACAAAGCAGGAGCATTCGACATTTCTGCCGAAGACCTTTTAAAGAAGGCGCTCCGCTACAAAAGCTACTGGGGAAAAGACGGAGGAATCACCGTCAGCGGCGGCGAACCGCTTGCGCAAATTGACTTTCTCATAGAATTTTTCGAAGCAGCAAAAGCCGCAGGCGTAAACACCTGCATCGACACATCGGGCGTAAACTTTGTACGTAACGAGCCTTATTTTGGCAGGTTCAATCGACTTATGCAAAGTACAGACCTGCTGCTTGTAGACATCAAGAACATCGACCCTGCCGAGCACAAGGAACTCACCGGACACGACAACAAGAACATTCTCGACATGTTCCGTTACCTTGACGAAATCGGGAAACCCATCTGGATTCGCCACGTACTCGTCCCCGGAATGAGTGACAACGACGAACTTTTGAACCGCACCCATAATTTCATACAAACGCTCAGCAACGTTCAAAAGGTCGAGATTCTCCCCTACCACGCTCTCGCCCTCGCCAAGTATCAGGAACTCGGCATCGACTACGTGCTGAAAGACGTCAAATCTCCCTCCGCGGAACGAGTCGCAAACGCGAAGAAAATTTTAGGAATACTCCCGTAACAGTAGGAAGTAAAAATGGCAGCCTTAAGGCCGCCATTTTTTCATTGTTTAAAACCAGATTTCGTCCAGAATCGAGATTTTGTCGAAAGGCAAGCTAGGCGAGGCGCCTTGCCGGCCGTAGCGTATTGATAATACGTGAGGCCGGGGGCAACGAAGCATCGCGCCGGCTTTCGGCAAAATATCACCCTTTGACGGCGTCGCCCATGGAGAACATCGGCATGTACATGGCGATTAGGAGACCACCGACTGCACCGCCGAGGAACACGATGATAATCGGTTCCATCATACCCACCACGGCGTCCACTGCGGCATCCACTTCTTCATCGTAGAAGTCCGCGAGTTTCAGAAGCATTCCGCCCAGGTTACCGGTCTTTTCACCCACGCCCGTCATCTGAATCACCATGGGCGGGAAAAGTCCCGTTTCAGCCATCGGGTCTGCGATGCTCTTACCACCGGCAATACCGATGGATATCTTGTTGATGCCCTTTTCCACTACTTTATTCGTAACAGTCGAGGCCACCACCTTCAGGGAATCCATAATGGACACACCGGCGTTCAACAAGGTTCCAAGCGTACGCGCAAAACTTGCCGTCGTAGACTTAATCTGAAGGTCGCCTAGCTTTGGCACCTTTAGCATAAAGCCGTCAAATGCGAACTTTGCCGCGGGCACACGCATAGCAAGCTTAAAGCCCACCACCAAGAGTATCGCACCAACAAACAGGAACGCACCATTATCACGAATAAAGTCAGAAATGCCCATCACCGCCTGAGTCGGCGCCGGGAGTTCAGCATCAAGTGCAGCAAACTGTTCTGCGAATGTCGGCACCACGAACGTCATAAGGGCGATCACCACCAAGATACCCACAATAACAAGCATCACCGGATAGGTCAGCGCCTTTTTTACCTTACGCTTCAGGCGTTCGTTGTTTTCAAGGGTTTCGGCCAAACGCGCCAAGATACCATCCAAGATACCGCCCGCTTCACCGGCAGCCACCATGTTCGTATACAAGGTAGAGAACACCTTCGGGTGTTGAGCAAGCGCATCGGCAAGCGACGAACCACCGTTGATCGACTGCGTAATCTTGTGGATCACGGTTTTCAGTTCAGGGTTTTCGCACTGGTTTTCCAGAATGGTCAGGCACTGCAACATCGGAAGACCGGCAGAGCTCATCGACGAAAACATTCGGGTAAAACGAGCGATGTCCGCAGGCTTGATTCCCGAACCAATCTTGATCTTGATTTCTGTCGGCTTCTTCTTCAGGTTCTGAATCACTAGGCGACGGCGCAAAAGAAGGGCTTCAGCCTCTGCCTTGTCCTTCGCCTCGATCGTACCCTCGAAGTTGTTTCCCTGCGCATTTTGCGCCTTGTACAAAAACTCAGCCATAAATTACACGCCTTCCTTCACAAACAACTGTTCCAGCTGGTCGGGGCTCGGAGAACGAGCGAGAGCATCGAAACGGTCGACCTTGTGATTCTTCACCAGGTCGCAAAGACACATGTTCATCGTGTTCATGCCAAACTTCTGACCAATTTCAATCATCGATTCAATCTGGTGCACCTTGTCGTCGCGGATAAGGGCGCGGATACCCGGCGTCACGTTCATCACTTCGTAAGCCATCACGCGGCCACCGCCAATGCGCGGCATCAGCGTCTGGCATATCACGCCTTGCAGCACAAAGGAAAGCTGGGTACGTACGGTCTGCTGTTCGCCTTTCGGGAAAGCGTCCACCACACGGTTGATGGTCTGTACGCAGGAATTGGTATGGAGCGTTGCAAAAGTCAAGTGACCCGTTTCAGCAATGGTAAGCGCAGAACGGATAGTTTCAAGGTCACGCATTTCGCCGATAAGCACCACGTCAGGGTCCTGACGGAGCGCCATCTTCAAGGCCTGGGCAAAACTCGTGGTATCACTACCGACTTCACGCTGGTTAATCATGCACCCCTGGTGCTTGTGCAAGAATTCGATCGGGTCTTCCACCGTCAGAATATGGTCGTGACGTTCCTTGTTAATCTTGTCGATCATGGCAGCCAAGGTCGTCGACTTACCCGAACCCGTAGCCCCCGTCACCAGCACCAGACCCGACGGACGCGTCGTGAACTCGGCCATAATCTTCGGAAGGCCCAAATCCTTAAAGGTCTTAATTTCAAGGGGAATGATACGGAGCGCAAGCGCCACGCAACCGCGCTGCAAATAGGCGTTCGCACGGAAACGGGCCAGGTTTGCAATACCGAAAGAAAAGTCGCATTCCTTCTGCTGTTCGAAAGTCTTCTTCTGACCTTCGTTCATCAGACTGTAGGTCATGCGCATGGTTTCGTCCGGTTTAAGCTTGTCTTCACCAATCGGGGTAAGCTTACCGGAAAGACGAATAAGCGGAGGCGAACCTGCCGTAATATGCAAGTCAGAAGCTCCACGCTGGACCATTTCAGAAAGAAGATCTTGAATATTGTATGCCATATTAGAGAATATAACTTAAAATTCCACGACCAGAACAATCATTTTTTACGTTTTTTCGAAAAAATCGCTATTTTAAGGCCATAAAACGCATTTTTCGGCAAAAATAATGAGCTTCAAACAAGAAAAAGTCGTACGCCTCGCCACCCTCACCGCAGGGATCGCCCTATTTTCGCTACAGGCGCTTTCTCTTGGCGGCTGCAGACAGGACTATTTCCAGACCATCCCCACCCATATCGACAATTTCAAAGGCATACTCGTTAACGGAGACACCTCCAGTTACCAAGCTCAAAAGGGGACCGCAACATTCATCGTGCTTACCGCCTCATGGTGCCCAGGCTGCCGTGCAGAACTTCCGCAGCTCCAAAAACTGGACAGCAAATTTGCCGGTAAAGGATTCAGGATTATCCTTATCAGCGAAGACGACACCCCTCAAGAAGCGGCCAATTTCAACCAGAGGATGAACATCCCCTGGACCACCTTCCACTGGAACTACGACATGATGAATAAACTCGGAAATCCTGGCGTCATTCCCGTGACATACCTTGTGAACGCACAGGACAGCATCGTGAAAGTCGACGCCGGCGGATTCGACGAAAAAGAGATGAAATTTCTAATAAAAAATTTGTTAGAAATTAAGAATTAATTTTTCATTCTTCATTACGCTATCGGGCTCGGAAAAAGAATCACGTCCTTGATTTCTTCTTTCCCCATCGCAAGCATAAAGAGACGGTCTAGGCCAAGTGCCACGCCAGAGCAGGCAGGCATTCCCGATTCGAGAGCTTCCAGAAAATTTTCATCGATCGGCGGCTGGGGTTTATTCATGCCGCGACGAATTTCAAGGTCGGCAGCGAATCGCCTACGCTGTTCCGCAGCATCCGTAAGTTCCGTATACCCGTTGCAGAGTTCCACCTGGTCTACAAAAAGTTCAAAGCGGCGTGCCCAAGTATAGCCGTCTTCACCCACGTAGGTCTGCGCAAGAGCGGCTTGCGACTGTGGATAATCCAGAATAAATTCGGGACCATTTTTTGCAAGAGCCGGTTCCACAGCAAAGACCATCAGGTAATCCCACCAGTCCTCGCGGGACATCGCCGTCCCTTCGGCAGGAAGCGGAATATCGCGAGAAGTACATGCTGCGGCAAATTCATCGTCAGACGCAGTAAGCGGATTTACCCCAGCATAATTCTTGAACGCATCAATCCAGCGCGTACGGCGGGCATTGATCGGATATCCTATGATTTCGGAAACGAGCGATTCCACTTCGTCCATCAGCTTTTCTTGCGGCATACCGACACGGTACCACTCGACCATGCTGAATTCGTTGTTGTGATGCGCCCCAAATTCATCCTTGCGGAAAGATTTCGTAATCTGAAAAATATCGCCAAAGCCAGCCGCCAACAAGCGCTTCATATGAAATTCAGGACTCGTCATCATATAGTGGCACCCCTCGACTTCGAAGTAATCCAGTTGAGGATCGGTACCGCCCGCATTCGAAAGCGTCGGAGTTTCAACTTCGAGAACTCCGCGAGAAACAAAGAATGCGCGGACCTTATTCATCAAGGCTTGACGCTTTACCCAAGATTCACGAGAACAAGTAGGCTTAAAGGACATAACGACGAAGGGAGAATATTAAGAATTAATTCTTCATTTTTCATT is a window of uncultured Fibrobacter sp. DNA encoding:
- a CDS encoding family 16 glycosylhydrolase yields the protein MKTKFILPIIALGLFAACSDDSSSPAAAENEVPTSSNSTEAVDPASSQSTDSTTILSSESADVLSSESSALPDSTNPAEDPLPNPDDPNNNPAGDSTVTPPTPKTYKYYGAELSGVDQFKYGRFEARMKMVSIPGSVSSMFLYYDDSWKKGVEPWNEIDIEVLGKGGTKWQSNIITREGDETIKANTSSESKPLHEFGFDATEDFHLFSMIWTPEYVAWEIDSVEVRRDTLGMTHGTHADADQVAFLTKTETLRFNLWAANSAAWVGLFTGDELADGPQIQWIDYVRVYSYDEATKGFTVLWQDDFEGSSLSEHWTAGDWEMEKVMLSRDNVVVEDGYCKLMMTREEVAAP
- the pflA gene encoding pyruvate formate-lyase-activating protein, with amino-acid sequence MLGKINKLETFGSVDGPGVRFVVFMQGCPMRCKFCHNPETWDFKGDKAGAFDISAEDLLKKALRYKSYWGKDGGITVSGGEPLAQIDFLIEFFEAAKAAGVNTCIDTSGVNFVRNEPYFGRFNRLMQSTDLLLVDIKNIDPAEHKELTGHDNKNILDMFRYLDEIGKPIWIRHVLVPGMSDNDELLNRTHNFIQTLSNVQKVEILPYHALALAKYQELGIDYVLKDVKSPSAERVANAKKILGILP
- a CDS encoding type II secretion system F family protein, whose amino-acid sequence is MAEFLYKAQNAQGNNFEGTIEAKDKAEAEALLLRRRLVIQNLKKKPTEIKIKIGSGIKPADIARFTRMFSSMSSAGLPMLQCLTILENQCENPELKTVIHKITQSINGGSSLADALAQHPKVFSTLYTNMVAAGEAGGILDGILARLAETLENNERLKRKVKKALTYPVMLVIVGILVVIALMTFVVPTFAEQFAALDAELPAPTQAVMGISDFIRDNGAFLFVGAILLVVGFKLAMRVPAAKFAFDGFMLKVPKLGDLQIKSTTASFARTLGTLLNAGVSIMDSLKVVASTVTNKVVEKGINKISIGIAGGKSIADPMAETGLFPPMVIQMTGVGEKTGNLGGMLLKLADFYDEEVDAAVDAVVGMMEPIIIVFLGGAVGGLLIAMYMPMFSMGDAVKG
- a CDS encoding type IV pilus twitching motility protein PilT, whose product is MAYNIQDLLSEMVQRGASDLHITAGSPPLIRLSGKLTPIGEDKLKPDETMRMTYSLMNEGQKKTFEQQKECDFSFGIANLARFRANAYLQRGCVALALRIIPLEIKTFKDLGLPKIMAEFTTRPSGLVLVTGATGSGKSTTLAAMIDKINKERHDHILTVEDPIEFLHKHQGCMINQREVGSDTTSFAQALKMALRQDPDVVLIGEMRDLETIRSALTIAETGHLTFATLHTNSCVQTINRVVDAFPKGEQQTVRTQLSFVLQGVICQTLMPRIGGGRVMAYEVMNVTPGIRALIRDDKVHQIESMIEIGQKFGMNTMNMCLCDLVKNHKVDRFDALARSPSPDQLEQLFVKEGV
- a CDS encoding TlpA disulfide reductase family protein: MSFKQEKVVRLATLTAGIALFSLQALSLGGCRQDYFQTIPTHIDNFKGILVNGDTSSYQAQKGTATFIVLTASWCPGCRAELPQLQKLDSKFAGKGFRIILISEDDTPQEAANFNQRMNIPWTTFHWNYDMMNKLGNPGVIPVTYLVNAQDSIVKVDAGGFDEKEMKFLIKNLLEIKN
- the epmA gene encoding EF-P lysine aminoacylase EpmA; protein product: MSFKPTCSRESWVKRQALMNKVRAFFVSRGVLEVETPTLSNAGGTDPQLDYFEVEGCHYMMTSPEFHMKRLLAAGFGDIFQITKSFRKDEFGAHHNNEFSMVEWYRVGMPQEKLMDEVESLVSEIIGYPINARRTRWIDAFKNYAGVNPLTASDDEFAAACTSRDIPLPAEGTAMSREDWWDYLMVFAVEPALAKNGPEFILDYPQSQAALAQTYVGEDGYTWARRFELFVDQVELCNGYTELTDAAEQRRRFAADLEIRRGMNKPQPPIDENFLEALESGMPACSGVALGLDRLFMLAMGKEEIKDVILFPSPIA